CAGCTGGGTGAAGGAGCACGTGATACCACGCATACAGGAGCGCGTAAGAGGGCTGAGTGGCTGCGAGCTTTTGCGAGAGCTGTTAGTAGCCTCGATCGCGCTGAACGCATTGGACCCGGGAGTACCGGGCTACGGCGCGTTCACTATGAATTTTACAGTCGGGTTGGGCCGCGATGAGAGCGCGATGGTGTGCCGGCTCTTGTCGGCTGCTCGAAGGGTCGCCTACATCCTCGACAACGCCGGAGAGGCTCTGCTGGACCTGGAGGTGGTGAAGGTCCTGGAGAGCATGGGGCTTGAGGTCTACGTTGTGGCGAAGAGCGGTGCCTACCAAAACGACGTCACTGAGGAGGAGGCTAGAGCTCTCGGCTTCGGCGACTACGCGCGAGTCGTAGGCACAGGGAGCGATAGTGCCGGGCCCCTCCCGGGGGAGCTATCGAAGGAAGTTTTGGAATTATTATCTTCAGTGGATGTCATACTGGCAAAAGGGATGGCGAACTTCGAGGCTTTCGAAGAGTGGTGCCCACCGAAGCCCGTGATCCACGTGCTCCTTGCGAAGTGCGTGCCAGTTGCTTCGGCTGCCGGCGTTGCTGTGGGAGAAGGGGTTATTGCGGTTAGATTCTCGGATTGCCACTAGCTCCTGTTATTAAGCGTTGATTGTTTATTCTCCGGCAGTACTCCAAGGCCATGCTTTCGGGCGCTGAAATCAGGAGGTTGATTGAAAGGGGTCTGCTTCTAGTGGACCCTCTGTCCGGTGAGTGCATAAGGGAAAACGGGATAGACCTGCGGATCGGAGATGAGATAGCTGTGCTGCTCAATAATCCCGTGCCACTCGATCCAGATAAATTGAGGGAGGTGAACTTGAACGAGTACTACAAGGTAATGAAGCTAGACTCCGGCTTTGTCCTCCAGCCGTACATGAAGGTGCTGGTCTCAACGCTCGAGTACGTTAAAATGCCGGACGATGTGGCGGGCCTCATTGAGCTGAGGAGCACGTTCGCGCGCCTAGGACTTAGCATCCCGCCGACCGTGATAGACGCAGGGTTCGAGGGGCAGATCACGCTGGAGGTGCACGGCGGAGCGTTCCCCGTGGTTCTAAGAAAGGGTATGCGCTTCGCCCACGTCGTATTCTACAGGGTTGAGGGCGAGCCTATCCCCTATCGAGGTAGGTACCAGGGACAAAGAGGAGTTACTTTACCGCGTTAGCATACTCCGCTGTAGAGCCTGCTCGCCACCGTGTCCCCCTTATGTGCACCTGCGCTCCGCAGAACCTGCAGCGATTATCCAGCGTGAGGTTCCACTCGAAGATCTCAAAGCCGAAGCGCTTAATCACGGGTTTCCCGCATTGAGGGCAGTACGTGTACTCACCACTGTGTCCGGGCACATTGCCCACGTAAACGTAGTGCAACCCCTCATTTCTTGCTAGCTCCCAGAACCTCACTAGGGTCTCTACAGGCGTGGGCGGCCTATCTATGAACTTGTAGTGCGGGAAAAAGCGCGAGATGTGAAGGGGGACCTCTGAGCCCAGCTCGTCTAAATGCCATCGTAGCATCTTGCGGAACTCCTCCTCAGAGTCGTTAACTCCGGGAACGACTAGGTAAGTGGTCTCAACGTGCACGCCTTTCTCCTTGAGCAGTTTGACATTTTCGAGCACGGCTTCCAACTTGCCGCCGATCACCCGCAGGTAGGTCAAGGGATCGAAGGCTTTAA
Above is a genomic segment from Thermofilaceae archaeon containing:
- a CDS encoding ARMT1-like domain-containing protein — translated: MRIWPQCIPCIYVARSRELLNSQLSDYEKVFALTRLAGMLAAATPFSSTIRLATDTYRFVKLAARNADPYSGYKAESNSWVKEHVIPRIQERVRGLSGCELLRELLVASIALNALDPGVPGYGAFTMNFTVGLGRDESAMVCRLLSAARRVAYILDNAGEALLDLEVVKVLESMGLEVYVVAKSGAYQNDVTEEEARALGFGDYARVVGTGSDSAGPLPGELSKEVLELLSSVDVILAKGMANFEAFEEWCPPKPVIHVLLAKCVPVASAAGVAVGEGVIAVRFSDCH
- the dcd gene encoding dCTP deaminase, giving the protein MLSGAEIRRLIERGLLLVDPLSGECIRENGIDLRIGDEIAVLLNNPVPLDPDKLREVNLNEYYKVMKLDSGFVLQPYMKVLVSTLEYVKMPDDVAGLIELRSTFARLGLSIPPTVIDAGFEGQITLEVHGGAFPVVLRKGMRFAHVVFYRVEGEPIPYRGRYQGQRGVTLPR